cccaggaagaagggaggtgtgggggggaaggtgttttaagatttgtttttttctcatcctactctgatttgattggtaataaattgaattaatttttcccaagttgagtctgttttgttCGTGATGGTACTTGGTGAATGATCTcccctgtccttatcttgacccaCAAGCCTTTCATTGTCCTTTTCTCCACCTGTCCAGTTGAGGAGGGGGAatgatagagcagcttggtgaACACCTGACATCCAGCCAAGGTTAACCCACTAAACTATGATGTTTTTTACCTCTCTTAGATGTTCCTGACAATGTTACTTATCAATACAATTGAAGTATTGAATTATATATTAACATCCATATAGCCATCTTTAAAAATGCTAATATAGCCATCTTTAAAAATGCTGATATCACTTTTTGTGGGCAAGGTAAGCAGACCTACTTTAATTCTATAACCCTGTAATTGATTTTGGTGAAATGCCAGTTCTTAATGCAGTTCTTGGTTTTATTTACAGCATTGAAATGGCTCAAGAGACAAACCAGACCCCAGGGCCCATGCTGTGTAGTACAGGATGTGGATTTTATGGAAATCCTAGAACAAATGGCATGTGTTCTGTTTGCTACAAAGAACATCTTCAGCGACAGCAGAATAGTGGTAGAATCAGCCCAATGGGTAAAGGTTTGAgacattttttttgtgtgtgtcttgAAAATATTATGTATAGGTGATgagaggaatcacagaatgtatTTCAGGAGATCTGATCGCTGCATACTAAAACTACGAATATCAAAGGCGATACTTTAAATCgcaataaaaatgcttttttgtgTGATGTATTATGGCCCACTTGGTGTTGAATCTTAATTTGGATTTCTACTTACCTGCTGCTACAATTGTCTTATATAATCCTTGTGTTTTGGTCATTAACAATATAGTCCATCTTTAATTAAGAAGATGCAGTAGAATGAGGAATGATTGGAAATGGTTCATAACTGTATTTGGAACTACTTGACTAACTTGTATTCTATACTTTGCTTATAATTAACTTCTCAAATTTCTGTTATATAGGGACAGCTAGTGGTTCAAACAGTCCTACCTCAGACTCTGCATCTGTACAGAGAGAAGATGGTAGCTTAAGCCAGTGTGAAGGTACTGCTAGTAGCACATCTGGAAAATCAAGGTAAGActatagaatcatttaggttggaaaagaccattgatatcgagtccaaccataaacctaacactgccaagtccaccaccaaaccctgtccctaagTGCCATGTCTACACAGTCTTCTAAATCCTTCCAGGGACGATGACTCAACCGCTGCCCTGGGCggcctgttccaatgcttgaaaacccttttggtgaagaaatttttcctgatatctaatctaaacttctcctggcacaacttgaggccatttcctcttgtcctatcaattcttacttgggagaagagactgacccccacctcactacaacctcctttcaggtagctgtagagagcaataaggctcccccctgagcctcctccaaGTGAAACAAcctcagttccctcagctgctcctcataagacttgaTTTCTAGACTCTTCACCACATAGAGGTAATTATTTTGAGGTTCGAATGAACTGTGAGTATATAGCAAGTTAAGGTAACATTGCAGTAAAATTGCCCTATTACAGAGAatttctgcagaggaaaaaatgacAGTGCACCTTACAGTGCTTTATGAATCTTTATAAATGAGAACTAAATAATGTTTGGTGTTGGACTACTGCATTTACAAGGACATTTCTGGTTTATCTGGGGAAATATTTGCTACAGTTTGCCTAGTTTCTTCTAGGGAAGAGAGATCAAAGTACAGGTCAGGAACATGGGAACATGTATCAATAATAACTGATCGGGTAGTTTGATGGATTTTGACAGTTTAAGTTCTTATTATGTACTCCAAACTAATGTAATCACCCATTTCACTGTATGTAAACAGAAATGTGCTTGTTGCCGCTTTGCCTGTAATGCAGCAAATGACAGAAATGAGCATTTCAAGAGAGGAGAAAGTATCACCAAAAACAGAGATTGAGCCAGGTATGTTTGCAGAGTAACACTGGATACAACTGACTTAACAGAGGCTGACAAACTTTCTTTTAAGTAGGCATATTTCTCTGTGGTGGTTGTCTTGAGGAACTGTTAGTTATGAATGCTTCTTGAGTATTAATACCCTCAGGATCAAGAATTACTAGTGCCAGAATATAGTTTTCAGACGTGTTCAATTTTAGTACATAACTTTTGACACTTGAGGAGCATTTTGGCTATCAAACCTTCATTTTTGATAGTAAGACACTTAAATTGTATCTGGGCTCAAGATGTTCAATTTTGAAGTCAGTGTTGATTTCTTTATACAGTCTAGCAGTACAGTTTCTGCTGACTTGTGGCAATCAAAATGGTTTATTGCATTTGAAGAACAGAGTTCTTAAATTCTATTCTACAGAAGGATGAGagtggggcagaagggaatAAGGGAATACTTGATTTAAAATACTAATGAAGACTGCTAAAGGTTCTTGGACTATTGAGTAATCAGTAGATATAACCAAAATGCTGTTTTGTGGATATAGAATACTTATGACACTAATCGCTTAGTAAGAATGttcaattttaaaaagtgagtgTATTCATGTTTATTATATAGCAGTTTATTCAAATGGGTATCTTAATGTACTTGTTTGATATCTATAGGTATTGATACttgttaattttaataattctgAAACAgtcttaaaacattaaaagctgatttttaataggaaaatcTGTTTGCTACAACTGAAGATAAAGTTACTTGTTTTGTGTTGAAAATTCCTGAAGGTACCACTCAA
This Pseudopipra pipra isolate bDixPip1 chromosome W, bDixPip1.hap1, whole genome shotgun sequence DNA region includes the following protein-coding sequences:
- the LOC135405177 gene encoding AN1-type zinc finger protein 5-like isoform X2; its protein translation is MAQETNQTPGPMLCSTGCGFYGNPRTNGMCSVCYKEHLQRQQNSGRISPMGTASGSNSPTSDSASVQREDGSLSQCEGTASSTSGKSRNVLVAALPVMQQMTEMSISREEKVSPKTEIEPVVTQPSPSVSQPSTSQSEEKASELPKPKRNRCFTCRKKVGLTGFDCRCGNLFCGLHRYSDKHNCPYDYKTEAAAKIRKENPVVVAEKIQRI
- the LOC135405177 gene encoding AN1-type zinc finger protein 5-like isoform X1; its protein translation is MPVLNAVLGFIYSIEMAQETNQTPGPMLCSTGCGFYGNPRTNGMCSVCYKEHLQRQQNSGRISPMGTASGSNSPTSDSASVQREDGSLSQCEGTASSTSGKSRNVLVAALPVMQQMTEMSISREEKVSPKTEIEPVVTQPSPSVSQPSTSQSEEKASELPKPKRNRCFTCRKKVGLTGFDCRCGNLFCGLHRYSDKHNCPYDYKTEAAAKIRKENPVVVAEKIQRI